In the Waddliaceae bacterium genome, one interval contains:
- the arsB gene encoding ACR3 family arsenite efflux transporter, translating to MGFFERYLTLWVVLCIILGIFLGKVAPEFCRALDNMSIVVRGAPVISIPIAICLFLMMYPIMVKIDFTEVVKAGKSVKPVGLTLVINWLIKPFTMYAIALLFLGFLFKGLIGADATDLVKMPFGLDLPIGAHHGSGVVVMNEGIKMLEIPLWRSYFAGCILLGIAPCTAMVLVWGYLAKGNDGLTLVMVAINSITMLFLYGLLGGFLLDIGRLPVPWQALFLSISIYVALPLVAGYFSRKWIIATKGIDWFQRKFLHALTPITIIALLATLVILFSFKGDVIVDNPLTILWIAIPLTIQTLLIFTLGYVTAKKMKIPYEYAAPAALIGASNHFEVAIATAVMLFGLSSGAALATVVGVLIEVPLMLMLVKICLSRAPRP from the coding sequence ATGGGCTTCTTCGAAAGATACCTCACTCTCTGGGTGGTACTATGTATAATCTTAGGAATATTCCTAGGGAAGGTCGCCCCAGAGTTTTGCCGCGCACTAGATAATATGTCCATAGTCGTTAGGGGGGCACCAGTAATATCGATACCTATAGCGATATGCCTCTTCCTTATGATGTACCCAATAATGGTGAAAATTGACTTCACAGAAGTTGTAAAAGCAGGGAAAAGTGTAAAACCAGTAGGACTGACGCTAGTTATCAACTGGCTGATAAAACCTTTTACCATGTACGCTATAGCATTGCTATTCCTGGGGTTCTTGTTCAAAGGCCTTATAGGCGCTGATGCAACAGACCTGGTGAAGATGCCCTTCGGACTAGACCTTCCCATAGGAGCACATCACGGCTCTGGAGTCGTGGTGATGAACGAAGGCATCAAAATGCTGGAAATACCACTATGGAGAAGCTACTTCGCTGGATGTATACTCCTAGGAATTGCACCGTGTACCGCTATGGTGCTCGTATGGGGATACCTCGCCAAAGGTAACGACGGCCTTACACTCGTTATGGTAGCAATAAACTCCATAACAATGCTCTTCTTATACGGACTCCTCGGAGGTTTCCTGCTCGATATAGGAAGACTTCCTGTCCCTTGGCAAGCACTCTTCCTCTCAATATCAATATACGTGGCACTGCCGCTAGTAGCAGGATACTTTTCGCGTAAATGGATAATAGCAACAAAAGGAATCGACTGGTTTCAAAGAAAATTCCTGCACGCTCTTACACCAATAACGATTATCGCACTACTAGCAACACTCGTAATTCTCTTCTCCTTTAAAGGGGATGTCATCGTCGATAACCCACTGACAATACTATGGATAGCAATACCACTCACCATACAGACACTGCTTATTTTTACTCTAGGATACGTAACAGCAAAAAAAATGAAGATCCCTTATGAATACGCCGCACCAGCAGCATTGATAGGAGCTTCAAACCACTTCGAAGTCGCTATAGCAACAGCTGTTATGCTATTCGGGCTCTCCTCAGGAGCAGCACTAGCCACCGTCGTCGGCGTCCTAATAGAAGTGCCGCTGATGCTTATGCTCGTAAAAATATGCTTGTCAAGGGCACCGCGCCCTTGA
- a CDS encoding nucleotidyltransferase, with translation MASIRWIQRFNNFGKAYTQLKQAVELSRERPLSELEQQGLIQCFKYTHELAWKTLKDFLENSGNEKIYGSKDATREAFKLGLINDGDIWMSMIKSRNQTSHTYNRDAADEIVAVIIGSYFNEFSAFLDAFSKLKKEQE, from the coding sequence ATGGCCAGTATTCGTTGGATTCAGCGTTTTAACAATTTTGGCAAGGCTTATACCCAACTAAAACAAGCTGTGGAACTTTCTCGAGAACGCCCTCTTTCAGAACTTGAGCAACAAGGTCTAATCCAGTGCTTTAAATATACCCACGAATTAGCCTGGAAGACGTTGAAGGATTTTTTAGAAAATAGTGGTAATGAAAAAATCTATGGCTCTAAAGACGCTACGCGTGAAGCTTTCAAGTTAGGACTAATAAATGATGGTGACATCTGGATGAGTATGATTAAAAGCCGTAATCAAACCTCACATACCTATAATCGTGACGCTGCCGATGAAATTGTGGCGGTAATAATTGGCAGTTATTTTAATGAATTTTCAGCGTTTCTTGACGCTTTTAGTAAGCTTAAGAAGGAGCAAGAATGA
- a CDS encoding RNA-binding protein, with translation MKLFVGSLPFSFGDKELQELFERVGAVISAKVIMDRDTGRSRGFGFVEMADEDAKKAIEDLNGSDADGRAIVVNEARSRN, from the coding sequence ATGAAATTATTTGTAGGAAGCCTTCCTTTTTCGTTTGGTGATAAGGAACTTCAGGAATTATTCGAAAGGGTTGGTGCCGTTATCAGCGCCAAAGTTATCATGGACCGTGACACAGGACGCTCACGCGGCTTTGGTTTCGTTGAGATGGCTGATGAAGATGCCAAAAAAGCAATCGAAGACCTCAACGGTTCTGATGCTGACGGCCGAGCTATCGTCGTAAACGAAGCTCGTTCACGTAACTAA
- a CDS encoding MFS transporter, whose protein sequence is MAKSRISWIIFIILFVDLLGFSFVFPQYAPLFLDKAHGLLPFHYSVAMRRLLHGFLIASYPLSQCIGIPLMGALSDRYGRKPLLLISLASNTLGYSLCLYSIATHMVSFFFVGHIIAGLTGATLSITQSAIADVSDDDSKPRRFGLIFLALGVGAIIAPLIGGHLVAGSPPLYAIPFRFALGLAFFNIFITLLFFSETRQRSDNTSITPFFEVHHIFNAFKIPKIRMMFVVAFFFSIGWNCFIKFFHVFLIDKFAITSIGAGRFFAYFGLWMIVSQIIIKPLSKRWMPQQTMAASAFSLALCIPLLLMAKSIAIIFAIFPAIIVLQGLIYPNTIAFISNNAPSDMQGNVLGIAQSIQALGKSFGPAIAGALSVYNTSLPFMVASILVFAGGVVFMKYLQKQEAFSRG, encoded by the coding sequence ATGGCAAAATCGCGCATATCATGGATTATTTTTATCATCCTATTCGTTGACCTTCTGGGGTTCAGCTTCGTCTTCCCCCAGTACGCTCCCCTTTTCCTTGACAAAGCTCATGGTCTCTTGCCATTTCACTATTCTGTTGCCATGCGTCGCCTTTTACATGGGTTCCTCATTGCTTCGTACCCATTATCACAATGCATAGGAATACCCCTTATGGGGGCGCTGTCCGACCGCTATGGCCGCAAGCCTTTGCTTCTTATTTCTTTAGCCAGCAACACATTGGGATACTCTCTGTGCCTGTATAGTATCGCTACGCATATGGTCTCCTTTTTCTTCGTAGGACATATCATTGCCGGACTGACGGGAGCAACATTATCAATAACACAGTCTGCTATCGCCGATGTCTCCGATGATGACTCTAAACCACGACGCTTTGGACTGATTTTTCTTGCTCTTGGTGTCGGCGCAATAATAGCTCCTCTTATCGGCGGACACCTCGTTGCCGGCTCCCCTCCTTTATATGCCATTCCTTTCCGTTTTGCTCTTGGTTTGGCGTTTTTCAACATCTTTATCACGCTATTGTTTTTCAGTGAGACACGACAACGCTCTGACAACACCTCGATAACGCCGTTCTTCGAGGTACATCATATTTTCAATGCCTTTAAAATTCCTAAGATACGTATGATGTTCGTCGTAGCGTTTTTCTTTTCAATAGGATGGAATTGTTTTATAAAATTCTTCCACGTTTTCCTCATAGATAAATTCGCCATCACATCGATAGGAGCAGGACGCTTTTTTGCTTATTTCGGCTTGTGGATGATCGTCTCGCAGATTATCATAAAACCGCTGTCAAAACGATGGATGCCACAACAAACAATGGCAGCATCGGCATTTTCATTGGCACTATGTATTCCACTGTTGCTTATGGCTAAGTCGATAGCAATAATTTTCGCCATCTTCCCTGCAATAATAGTTTTACAAGGACTGATATATCCCAACACAATAGCCTTCATCTCCAATAATGCCCCATCAGACATGCAAGGAAATGTGTTGGGTATTGCACAGTCAATACAAGCACTAGGAAAGAGCTTTGGGCCTGCGATTGCAGGAGCATTGTCGGTTTATAATACGTCGCTGCCATTTATGGTAGCAAGTATTCTCGTATTTGCCGGTGGCGTGGTCTTTATGAAATATCTACAGAAACAAGAAGCTTTTAGTAGAGGATAG
- a CDS encoding nucleotidyltransferase domain-containing protein: protein MKFGLDDNTVEQIHAIFTRYPKIERVIIYGSRAKGNFKKGSDIDLTIQGKGLTLAVLNKIELELDDLYLPYTFDLSIYAQISDPDLIEHIDTIGLDFYKV, encoded by the coding sequence ATGAAATTCGGACTTGATGATAATACCGTAGAACAAATACATGCTATTTTTACGAGATATCCAAAGATAGAAAGGGTTATTATATATGGTTCTAGGGCTAAGGGAAACTTTAAAAAAGGCTCGGACATAGACTTAACCATTCAAGGAAAAGGTTTAACGTTAGCAGTTCTTAATAAGATAGAGTTGGAATTAGATGATCTTTATCTCCCCTATACTTTCGACCTGTCGATTTATGCACAGATTTCTGATCCTGATCTTATAGAACATATTGATACTATTGGATTAGACTTCTATAAGGTCTGA